Proteins encoded together in one Mycobacteriales bacterium window:
- a CDS encoding ROK family protein: MGETLRFGIDVGGTGVKGAVVDIDSGELTTDRVRVLTPHPATPAAV, translated from the coding sequence ATGGGTGAGACGCTGCGGTTCGGCATCGACGTCGGCGGGACCGGCGTCAAGGGTGCGGTCGTCGACATCGACAGCGGCGAGCTGACGACCGACCGGGTGCGCGTCCTCACCCCGCATCCCGCGACGCCCGCCGCCGTCG